From Camelus ferus isolate YT-003-E chromosome 18, BCGSAC_Cfer_1.0, whole genome shotgun sequence, one genomic window encodes:
- the CARHSP1 gene encoding calcium-regulated heat-stable protein 1 — MSSEPPPPSQPPTHQSSVGLLDTQQARDRSPSPLRGNVVPSPLPTRRTRTFSATVRASQGPVYKGVCKCFCRSKGHGFITPADGGPDIFLHISDVEGEYVPVEGDEVTYKMCSIPPKNEKLQAVEVVITHLAPGTKHETWSGHVVSS, encoded by the exons ATGTCATCTgagcctcctcctccatcacagcCCCCCACCCATCAGTCCTCGGTTGGGCTGCTGGACACCCAACAGGCCCGAGATCGCTCACCATCCCCTCTTCGGGGCAACGTGGTCCCGAGCCCACTGCCCACTCGCCGGACAAGGACCTTCTCCGC GACGGTGCGGGCTTCCCAGGGCCCTGTCTACAAAGGAGTCTGCAAATGCTTCTGTCGGTCCAAAGGCCACGGCTTCATTACCCCAGCTGACGGCGGCCCCGACATCTTCCTGCATATCTCCGA cGTGGAAGGGGAGTACGTCCCGGTGGAAGGCGACGAGGTCACCTATAAGATGTGCTCCATCCCGCCCAAGAACGAGAAGCTACAGGCTGTGGAGGTGGTCATCACCCACCTGGCGCCGGGCACCAAGCACGAGACCTGGTCCGGCCACGTCGTCAGCTCCTAG